In the Flagellimonas sp. HMM57 genome, one interval contains:
- a CDS encoding gamma carbonic anhydrase family protein, whose product MLIKTVRGKSPEIGKDCFIAENATIVGEVSMGEQCSVWFNAVIRGDVHFIKMGNKVNVQDGAVIHCTYQKSPTTIGNNVSIGHNALVHGCTVKDNVLIGMGSIIMDDCVVESNSIIAAGAVLTKGTYVEAGSIYAGMPAKKIKDISPELSSGEIDRIANNYVTYSGWFKE is encoded by the coding sequence ATGTTGATTAAAACTGTCAGGGGCAAATCCCCAGAGATTGGTAAGGATTGTTTTATTGCGGAAAACGCGACCATTGTTGGTGAAGTTTCCATGGGAGAACAATGTAGTGTTTGGTTCAATGCCGTTATTAGGGGCGATGTCCATTTCATCAAAATGGGCAATAAAGTAAACGTTCAGGATGGTGCCGTGATACATTGTACCTATCAAAAATCCCCAACTACAATCGGCAATAATGTCTCCATAGGCCATAATGCATTGGTGCATGGTTGTACGGTAAAAGATAATGTCTTGATTGGGATGGGAAGCATCATTATGGACGATTGCGTTGTGGAGAGTAACTCCATAATCGCTGCGGGAGCTGTACTCACCAAAGGAACCTATGTTGAAGCCGGTAGTATTTATGCGGGAATGCCTGCAAAGAAAATAAAAGATATTAGCCCAGAACTAAGCTCTGGTGAAATTGACCGTATCGCGAACAACTATGTAACGTATTCGGGTTGGTTTAAGGAGTAA
- a CDS encoding LytTR family DNA-binding domain-containing protein → MKLKTIIVEDEANSREILRNYIAKYCDGVQLLGEASNITEGLELIRKHELDLVFLDVEMPFGNAFDLLDKVPDRTFETVFVTAYNQYAMDALNNHAAYYLMKPINIDELIKAVDYVKEIKEKENALEGQVLKAKLIKTEGKITLPQQDGFQVLDVGDIYFCKADDNYTEIYLEHKKIVVSKTLKYFEDALTEYAFARIHKSYLVNVGEVVKYKRGKGGSVVLSNGKELSVSASKKATLLSYFQ, encoded by the coding sequence ATGAAATTGAAGACGATCATAGTAGAGGATGAGGCGAACAGTAGGGAGATACTTCGGAACTATATTGCCAAGTATTGCGATGGAGTTCAACTATTGGGGGAAGCTTCGAACATTACGGAAGGATTGGAACTGATACGAAAACACGAACTGGATTTAGTGTTTTTGGATGTCGAAATGCCTTTTGGAAATGCCTTTGACCTATTGGATAAAGTACCCGATAGAACTTTCGAAACAGTTTTTGTTACCGCTTACAACCAGTATGCCATGGATGCCTTGAACAACCATGCGGCCTACTATCTCATGAAGCCCATTAATATTGATGAATTGATAAAAGCTGTTGATTATGTCAAGGAAATCAAAGAGAAAGAAAATGCGCTTGAAGGACAAGTGTTAAAAGCCAAGTTGATAAAAACAGAAGGGAAAATAACATTGCCCCAACAAGATGGATTTCAGGTTTTGGATGTTGGAGATATTTACTTTTGCAAAGCAGATGATAATTATACCGAAATTTATTTAGAGCACAAGAAAATCGTGGTCAGCAAAACACTCAAATATTTTGAAGATGCCTTGACCGAATATGCTTTTGCCCGTATTCATAAATCCTATTTGGTGAACGTGGGCGAAGTGGTAAAATATAAAAGGGGAAAAGGGGGAAGCGTAGTTTTATCCAATGGAAAAGAACTTTCGGTTTCCGCATCAAAAAAGGCAACATTACTGTCGTACTTTCAATAA
- a CDS encoding histidine kinase, whose product MIKTKHILFFFLIVFYSGFAQVNNERSPVQIKGSVKGKENFVPIANVQVSTSAGSFTTTNNFGEFTIRAAIGDILIFESIEFETVQHRIRSDEDVDVLVEGYTVSNQTREKSRFGSRSTFNHQRALDSANFYKSKDLEKSIDFIAQSIAQLERRGNKGELAQSFTTLGEIYLYHNQYDLAITNFNDALAAKKTTKTTLLLGRAYILNGEFSKATSTLSLLLDLKNMVPYQRIELYEGLGDANKGLSQIKKAVDFYQEGLQIAQKNQVSPKIIDLNSKIADAYASEDKFVEAEGFYNNSLSLSKKVAPERLIEENEKVADFYNVESRFDDEIQLRKKSLSQLQQLPRQTVAKENKGLENSDSITSQQINYKIANAYIAQDKLDEAIPYLERSIVEADSEDDLVVQKDATRKLSEVYRYKGDFSKALESYQDYVAVVDSLYIRKEQEISRAARFNREIATKQNRISSLEQERELSQSKYSLAVTEQQLFQEMSKRQKWLIYSLIFGILLMALTTFLFYRSSKQQKLANNLLALKSLRTQMNPHFIFNALNSVNNYIAKSDERSANRFLSDFSILMRSVLENSEEDFIPLSKELDLLELYVKLEHSRFSDKFDFEINIDKKIDVDAFEIPPMLLQPYIENAIWHGLRYKEEKGFLKIEVDQIANCILSITITDNGIGRKKSAALKTSNQKKQKSKGMGNIKKRIQILNDMYKNKVDVSISDLLEDGTGTKVSLKLKKD is encoded by the coding sequence ATGATAAAAACAAAGCACATACTTTTCTTTTTCCTGATTGTATTTTATTCAGGTTTTGCACAGGTAAACAATGAGCGTTCTCCCGTGCAGATAAAAGGTTCCGTAAAAGGGAAGGAGAATTTTGTTCCTATTGCCAATGTACAGGTATCTACGAGCGCAGGCAGTTTCACTACGACAAATAATTTTGGTGAGTTTACCATTAGGGCCGCTATTGGGGATATACTGATTTTTGAAAGTATAGAATTTGAAACCGTTCAACATCGCATAAGGTCAGATGAGGATGTTGATGTACTGGTTGAAGGGTATACTGTCTCAAACCAAACAAGAGAAAAGAGTAGGTTTGGCTCAAGAAGTACATTTAACCACCAACGCGCTCTGGATTCCGCTAATTTTTATAAGAGCAAGGATTTAGAAAAAAGCATAGATTTTATTGCACAGTCCATAGCGCAGTTGGAGCGACGAGGCAATAAGGGTGAACTGGCACAATCGTTTACCACGCTTGGCGAAATTTATCTTTACCACAATCAATATGATCTGGCCATTACCAATTTTAATGACGCTCTGGCAGCGAAAAAAACAACAAAAACAACTTTGTTGTTGGGAAGGGCATATATTCTGAACGGTGAGTTTTCAAAAGCAACGTCTACCCTTTCCCTTTTGCTCGATTTAAAAAATATGGTTCCATACCAACGTATTGAACTTTATGAGGGATTGGGTGATGCCAATAAAGGACTGTCGCAAATAAAAAAGGCCGTGGATTTTTATCAAGAAGGTCTTCAGATAGCACAAAAGAATCAGGTCTCTCCTAAAATAATCGATTTAAACTCCAAAATTGCCGATGCTTATGCAAGTGAGGACAAATTTGTTGAAGCAGAAGGCTTTTATAATAATTCCTTAAGCCTATCAAAAAAAGTTGCTCCCGAAAGGTTGATTGAGGAAAATGAAAAAGTGGCCGACTTTTATAACGTAGAGAGCCGTTTTGATGATGAAATACAATTGCGTAAAAAGAGTTTGAGTCAGTTGCAGCAATTGCCAAGGCAGACCGTAGCGAAGGAAAATAAGGGATTGGAGAATTCAGATTCCATAACCTCACAGCAAATAAATTATAAAATTGCCAACGCATACATTGCGCAGGACAAATTGGATGAGGCCATTCCCTATTTGGAGCGCAGTATCGTAGAAGCTGATAGTGAAGACGACCTGGTGGTCCAGAAAGATGCCACCAGAAAACTGTCAGAGGTATACCGTTATAAAGGGGATTTTTCAAAAGCATTGGAATCTTACCAAGACTATGTTGCCGTAGTGGACAGTCTTTATATAAGAAAAGAGCAAGAGATTTCTAGGGCGGCAAGGTTCAATAGGGAGATTGCAACAAAGCAAAACCGTATTTCCAGTCTGGAGCAAGAGCGTGAACTTTCCCAAAGTAAGTATAGTTTAGCGGTAACTGAACAGCAGCTTTTTCAAGAGATGAGCAAAAGACAAAAATGGCTCATTTATTCTTTGATTTTTGGAATATTGTTGATGGCACTAACTACGTTTCTCTTTTATAGAAGCAGCAAACAACAAAAGTTGGCCAATAATCTTTTGGCGCTTAAATCGCTGAGAACCCAAATGAACCCGCATTTTATTTTTAATGCACTCAATTCGGTCAACAATTATATTGCCAAGAGTGACGAACGTAGTGCAAATAGGTTCTTGAGTGATTTTTCGATTTTGATGCGAAGCGTTCTGGAAAATTCTGAGGAAGATTTTATTCCGCTCTCAAAGGAACTTGACCTGTTGGAACTGTATGTTAAGTTAGAACATTCCCGTTTTTCGGATAAGTTTGATTTCGAAATCAACATCGATAAAAAAATAGATGTAGACGCTTTTGAAATTCCGCCCATGTTGCTTCAACCTTATATTGAGAATGCAATTTGGCATGGTCTGCGTTACAAAGAGGAAAAAGGATTTCTAAAAATTGAAGTGGACCAAATCGCCAATTGTATTTTAAGCATTACGATAACGGACAATGGTATCGGAAGAAAAAAATCTGCAGCCTTAAAGACGTCGAATCAGAAGAAGCAAAAATCAAAAGGAATGGGAAACATTAAAAAACGGATTCAGATACTAAATGATATGTACAAAAATAAAGTTGATGTCTCCATTTCAGATTTATTGGAAGATGGAACGGGAACAAAAGTATCGCTAAAGCTTAAAAAGGATTAA
- a CDS encoding DUF4349 domain-containing protein, whose protein sequence is MKKVKQNRFWKFTIGLTIGFVILLISRVIYGYTNNATPQEVHHPIILAEKSFEFDGRKNYASIKYTASNQSPSSNLDQKYEKIATARAISHEFDQEENQIRKQIKKLNGLIQFENKSGNEGFRRLDLSIGVPPENFDQLFESLIKIGKIQEKEITKKDKTNEYRELNAKKLSLEKIRASLVDLKSKNGKINEYMLLENRILEIEQQLQELGVSLGNFDDENEFCTIKFTISESPIIKIGFLKHITNALKWTIETYLMIMAVFAFMSLFAYLGLLIIEKLKIKE, encoded by the coding sequence ATGAAAAAAGTTAAACAAAATAGGTTCTGGAAATTCACAATCGGTTTGACCATTGGATTTGTAATCCTACTCATTTCAAGGGTAATTTATGGATATACCAATAATGCAACACCACAAGAAGTTCACCATCCTATTATACTGGCGGAAAAGTCGTTTGAGTTTGATGGAAGGAAAAACTATGCTTCAATAAAGTATACAGCATCCAACCAGTCCCCATCTTCAAATTTGGACCAGAAGTATGAAAAAATTGCTACTGCAAGGGCCATTTCACATGAGTTTGACCAAGAGGAGAATCAAATCCGAAAACAAATCAAAAAACTTAATGGCTTAATTCAATTTGAGAACAAGAGCGGGAACGAGGGCTTTAGACGATTGGACCTATCCATAGGTGTTCCACCTGAAAACTTTGACCAATTATTTGAAAGCCTTATTAAAATTGGAAAAATCCAAGAAAAGGAAATAACCAAAAAAGACAAGACCAACGAATACAGGGAACTCAATGCAAAGAAATTATCGCTTGAGAAAATTAGGGCTTCGTTGGTAGATCTCAAATCCAAAAACGGAAAGATAAACGAGTACATGCTTTTGGAAAACAGGATTCTAGAAATTGAACAACAACTCCAAGAACTTGGCGTAAGCCTTGGGAATTTTGATGATGAGAATGAATTCTGTACCATCAAATTTACCATAAGTGAAAGCCCTATAATAAAAATTGGGTTCCTAAAACATATTACCAATGCGCTAAAATGGACAATAGAGACCTATTTAATGATAATGGCAGTTTTTGCCTTTATGTCCCTCTTCGCCTACTTGGGATTATTGATCATAGAAAAATTGAAAATCAAAGAATAA
- a CDS encoding VWA domain-containing protein: MKHFKHLMGIILFTIAVGTAYSCNLKSKENIDNSNKGETALLTTTVSEKPSKQFVKVALLLDTSNSMDGLINQAKAQLWDIVNEFTYAKCGNETRPSLEIALYEYGNDNLASSEGYIRQVIGFSSDLDEISEKLFSLTTNGGEEFCGQVIHTSLKQLNWGKNADDLKMIFIAGNEPFTQGKLNYKDATSQAKEKDVIVNTIFCGNYEQGISTKWKNGATLTGGEYMAIDHNKQVVHIDTPYDDVIIKLNSKLNTTYISYGALGSTKKAQQSMQDLNAAEMEEAVVVKRAVSKSSRFYENSSWDLVDAIEDDKFEIDELNDKDLPKELKGKSKKEMTAYLEGKKAERVKIQKQIQDLNRKRETYIAENQKEETGELENALLSAIKTQAAKKNYKWD, encoded by the coding sequence ATGAAACATTTTAAACACCTAATGGGAATAATATTATTTACAATTGCAGTAGGAACTGCGTACAGTTGTAATCTAAAATCAAAAGAGAATATAGACAATAGCAATAAGGGAGAAACCGCATTACTTACTACAACGGTCTCTGAAAAACCTTCAAAACAATTTGTAAAAGTTGCTTTGTTGTTGGATACTAGCAATAGTATGGACGGTCTTATCAACCAGGCCAAAGCACAACTTTGGGATATTGTAAATGAATTCACTTATGCCAAATGCGGAAACGAGACAAGACCTTCGTTAGAGATAGCACTGTACGAATATGGGAACGACAACCTAGCCTCCAGCGAAGGGTATATTAGACAGGTTATTGGTTTTAGCAGTGATTTGGACGAAATCTCCGAAAAATTGTTTTCACTAACGACCAATGGTGGTGAGGAATTCTGTGGGCAAGTAATCCATACTTCCTTGAAACAGTTGAACTGGGGGAAAAATGCAGATGACCTGAAAATGATTTTTATTGCAGGTAACGAGCCCTTTACGCAAGGTAAGTTGAACTACAAGGATGCTACATCACAAGCAAAGGAAAAAGATGTTATCGTCAACACTATTTTCTGTGGTAACTATGAACAAGGCATCTCTACAAAATGGAAAAACGGTGCTACGCTTACTGGTGGTGAGTACATGGCCATTGACCATAATAAGCAAGTGGTGCACATAGATACACCTTATGACGATGTTATCATAAAATTGAACTCAAAATTGAACACAACCTATATTTCGTACGGTGCTTTGGGCAGTACAAAAAAAGCACAGCAATCCATGCAAGATTTAAATGCAGCAGAAATGGAAGAAGCAGTGGTGGTAAAACGTGCTGTAAGCAAAAGCTCCAGATTCTACGAAAATTCCTCTTGGGATTTAGTGGATGCCATTGAGGATGACAAATTTGAAATAGATGAGTTAAATGATAAGGATTTACCAAAAGAATTAAAAGGAAAATCCAAAAAGGAAATGACTGCATATTTGGAAGGAAAAAAAGCTGAACGTGTAAAAATCCAGAAGCAGATTCAGGATTTGAACAGAAAACGTGAAACATATATTGCCGAAAATCAGAAGGAAGAAACAGGAGAATTGGAAAATGCACTCTTGTCTGCAATTAAAACACAAGCTGCAAAGAAGAACTATAAGTGGGATTAA
- a CDS encoding type IX secretion system membrane protein PorP/SprF encodes MRSYLTPLIIILFFGLTTKAQEGIPVYFDYLADNYYLVYPSMAGISEGGKVRLTARKQWFNVDEAPSLQTLNANFRVGERSGIGGILFNDSNGYHSQTGFKATYAHHLQLAGDFRTLNQLSFGLSTGIILSSLDETEFVSVIPDPAVSGVKNTVSYFNVDLGVSYNIFEFYAHAAILNILGSGRDLYTLAEFDNLRRYLFSVGYVFGNKTRIEPSVLLQMTDFTKETTVDINAKVYRDVSFGTVWAGLSYRRSFDGAQFQTDGGFGEQRLQLFTPIVGVNLNKFMFSYNYSYQSGDIRFDNGGFHQITLGYDFGQSDQGKRYDCYCPAANN; translated from the coding sequence ATGAGAAGCTATCTAACCCCACTGATTATCATCCTATTTTTTGGGCTAACGACCAAGGCACAAGAAGGGATTCCGGTTTACTTTGACTATTTAGCGGACAATTACTATCTGGTCTATCCATCAATGGCGGGGATAAGCGAAGGAGGAAAAGTTCGTTTGACTGCAAGAAAACAATGGTTTAACGTTGATGAGGCACCAAGTTTACAGACATTGAATGCCAATTTTAGGGTAGGGGAGCGCAGCGGTATTGGTGGTATCTTGTTCAACGATTCCAACGGGTATCACTCCCAGACAGGTTTTAAGGCGACCTATGCACATCATTTGCAACTTGCAGGTGATTTTAGGACACTTAACCAACTCTCTTTTGGTCTTAGTACAGGAATAATATTGAGCAGTTTGGATGAAACCGAATTTGTGTCGGTAATACCAGACCCAGCAGTTAGTGGTGTCAAAAACACCGTAAGCTATTTTAATGTTGATTTAGGGGTTTCTTACAATATTTTTGAGTTCTATGCGCATGCAGCTATATTGAATATTCTTGGTAGTGGCCGTGATTTATACACATTGGCAGAATTTGATAACTTAAGAAGATATCTATTTTCCGTGGGATATGTCTTTGGAAATAAAACTAGGATAGAACCCTCAGTTTTGTTGCAAATGACGGATTTTACCAAAGAAACTACCGTAGATATTAATGCAAAAGTATACAGGGATGTTAGTTTTGGAACGGTCTGGGCAGGCTTGTCCTACCGCAGAAGTTTTGATGGTGCACAATTTCAAACGGACGGTGGTTTTGGAGAACAGCGTTTACAATTGTTCACGCCAATAGTTGGTGTTAACCTTAATAAATTTATGTTTTCTTACAATTATTCCTATCAATCTGGGGACATTCGTTTTGATAATGGCGGGTTTCATCAAATAACGCTGGGATACGACTTTGGACAAAGTGACCAAGGCAAACGTTATGATTGTTATTGCCCTGCTGCGAACAATTAA
- a CDS encoding NifU family protein, giving the protein MNDYNITVVATNNPKILKFESNHFLAKNNHEFKNIDDAKSSPLAQQLFYLPFVKTVYISSNFIALERFDIVEWDDVKDEVAQQLVDYLNAGEPILTEEETKKKEAVTVYAEVTPNPAVMKFVSNKKIVPTAYEFKNIDDAKDSLLAKELFHFPFVKEVFFDENYVSVSKYEVADWNEITMELREFIRNFLMDDKEVVSKEAIQESKKVAEESLSPTKYDDTSQQIIDILEEYVKPAVASDGGNILFQSYEENSKTVNVILQGACSGCPSSTFTLKNGIETMLKNMMGDKVNEVVALNG; this is encoded by the coding sequence ATGAACGATTATAACATCACCGTTGTTGCTACCAACAACCCCAAAATACTAAAATTTGAATCGAATCATTTTTTGGCAAAGAACAATCATGAGTTCAAAAATATAGATGATGCCAAAAGCTCCCCATTGGCTCAACAGTTGTTCTATCTACCCTTTGTAAAGACGGTTTATATCTCCAGTAATTTTATTGCGCTTGAACGTTTTGATATTGTTGAGTGGGATGATGTCAAGGATGAGGTTGCACAGCAGTTGGTTGATTATTTAAATGCGGGAGAGCCTATTTTAACCGAAGAAGAGACCAAAAAAAAGGAAGCAGTCACAGTTTATGCAGAGGTAACGCCGAATCCTGCGGTCATGAAATTCGTATCCAACAAAAAGATTGTTCCAACTGCGTACGAGTTCAAGAATATTGATGATGCCAAAGATTCCCTATTAGCGAAAGAACTTTTTCATTTCCCGTTTGTAAAAGAAGTGTTTTTTGATGAAAACTACGTATCGGTTTCAAAATACGAAGTAGCAGATTGGAACGAAATTACCATGGAACTAAGGGAATTCATTAGAAACTTTTTAATGGATGATAAAGAAGTCGTATCCAAAGAAGCTATTCAAGAGTCCAAAAAAGTGGCTGAAGAAAGTCTTTCCCCAACAAAATATGACGACACTTCACAACAGATTATTGACATCCTTGAAGAATACGTAAAACCTGCTGTAGCCAGTGATGGGGGAAACATTCTGTTTCAATCCTATGAGGAAAACAGTAAGACCGTGAATGTGATTTTACAGGGAGCGTGCAGCGGCTGTCCATCTTCAACATTTACCTTAAAGAACGGTATCGAAACAATGCTGAAGAACATGATGGGCGACAAAGTGAACGAAGTGGTGGCACTAAACGGTTAG
- a CDS encoding dodecin family protein yields MAVLKVIEVLANSDKSWEQAAKNAIEHASKSVKNIRSVYINEQSASVNDGKINEYRVNVKITFEVK; encoded by the coding sequence ATGGCAGTTTTAAAAGTTATTGAAGTATTGGCAAACTCGGACAAGAGCTGGGAACAAGCGGCAAAAAATGCAATAGAACACGCATCCAAGTCCGTAAAGAACATTCGCTCCGTTTATATCAATGAACAGAGTGCTTCCGTGAATGATGGAAAAATAAATGAATACCGAGTAAACGTAAAAATCACCTTTGAGGTCAAATGA
- a CDS encoding thioredoxin domain-containing protein — protein sequence MLKKITVLSVLLALTYGCTQKSKKVTHKHTNALINETSPYLLQHAHNPVNWEAWHPEVLARAKDEDKPILISIGYAACHWCHVMEEECFEDEEVAQMMNENFINIKIDREERPDVDQIYMDAIQMMSGNGGWPLNIVALPDGRPFWGATYVPKENWMKSLQQLTDLYKNDKSKVVQYASDLANGINAINLVENKSSSDMYSLDQLNAAVTNWSQYFDTYLGGYKRAPKFMMPNNWDFLLHYATANSKPEIMDYVDTTLTRMAYGGIYDHVGGGFSRYAVDTKWHVPHFEKMLYDNGQLTSLYAKAYAVTKNDLYKRVIEETINFIKEELMDENGGFYSSLDADSLDKNGELEEGAYYVWKEEELVELLGTDFEIFKDYYNINSYGFWEKENYVLIRDKSEEEIAKKHGIAVSDLKQKMDAALSILKEKREERSKPRLDDKILTSWNGLMLKGLIDAYRYLGEKEYLDLAIKNALFIEKEMLKNDHSLFRNHKEGESSINAFLEDYATIIEAYLALYEVTFDEKWLNHSKKLLEYTQLHFVDKESGMFFFTSDIDESLIRRSIETNDNVISASNSIMAKNLLKFHKLFPNEGYGEIAKQMLKNVQENFDKSAQGFANWLHVVLYENQNFYEIAIVGEYYKELGKKISSNYLPNSILTGSQKDGDIDLLKNRFNEGETLVYVCIEGACKLPVNSAEEVLKQLKK from the coding sequence ATGTTAAAAAAAATTACAGTTTTATCCGTTTTGCTTGCCTTAACCTACGGCTGTACTCAAAAATCAAAGAAAGTGACCCATAAACATACTAATGCACTGATCAATGAAACCAGTCCCTACCTTTTACAACATGCCCACAATCCTGTAAACTGGGAAGCATGGCATCCTGAGGTACTGGCACGTGCTAAAGATGAGGACAAACCCATACTTATAAGCATAGGGTATGCAGCATGTCACTGGTGCCATGTTATGGAAGAAGAATGTTTTGAAGATGAGGAAGTAGCACAAATGATGAACGAAAATTTCATCAATATTAAAATTGATAGGGAAGAACGACCAGACGTGGACCAAATCTATATGGATGCCATTCAGATGATGTCGGGCAATGGAGGCTGGCCTTTAAACATCGTTGCCCTTCCCGATGGAAGACCATTTTGGGGAGCGACTTATGTCCCTAAAGAAAACTGGATGAAATCTTTACAACAACTTACTGATTTATATAAGAATGACAAATCCAAAGTAGTACAATACGCAAGTGACCTTGCCAATGGTATCAATGCCATAAATCTGGTTGAAAATAAGAGCAGTTCTGATATGTATTCTCTTGACCAATTGAATGCAGCCGTAACCAATTGGTCTCAATATTTTGATACTTATTTAGGTGGTTATAAACGTGCTCCCAAATTTATGATGCCCAACAATTGGGATTTCCTCTTGCACTACGCTACGGCCAATTCCAAACCCGAAATCATGGATTATGTAGATACTACATTGACCCGTATGGCATACGGAGGAATCTATGACCATGTTGGCGGTGGTTTTTCGAGATATGCAGTTGATACCAAATGGCATGTTCCACATTTTGAGAAAATGCTGTACGACAATGGCCAACTTACAAGTTTATATGCTAAAGCCTATGCCGTCACAAAAAACGATTTATATAAAAGAGTTATAGAAGAAACCATAAACTTCATAAAAGAAGAATTGATGGACGAAAACGGAGGTTTTTATTCTTCTCTGGATGCCGATAGCCTTGATAAAAATGGAGAGCTGGAAGAAGGTGCATATTACGTATGGAAAGAAGAAGAGCTCGTAGAACTTCTCGGCACCGATTTTGAAATCTTCAAAGATTATTACAATATCAATTCTTATGGTTTTTGGGAAAAAGAAAATTATGTCCTGATACGTGATAAATCCGAAGAAGAAATTGCCAAGAAACATGGTATTGCCGTTTCAGATTTAAAACAGAAAATGGATGCAGCGTTGTCTATCCTAAAAGAAAAAAGGGAAGAACGGTCCAAGCCAAGGTTGGACGATAAGATTCTTACTTCATGGAACGGTCTTATGCTCAAAGGATTGATAGATGCTTATCGCTACTTGGGAGAGAAGGAATATCTTGATCTTGCTATAAAAAATGCACTGTTCATTGAAAAAGAGATGCTTAAAAACGACCATTCCCTTTTCCGAAATCATAAAGAAGGGGAAAGTAGTATCAATGCTTTTCTAGAAGATTATGCCACCATTATTGAAGCGTATCTAGCACTATATGAAGTTACTTTTGATGAGAAATGGCTAAATCATTCCAAAAAACTTTTAGAGTATACCCAACTACATTTTGTAGACAAGGAATCTGGAATGTTCTTTTTCACCTCGGATATAGATGAATCCCTCATCCGAAGAAGTATTGAGACCAATGACAACGTTATCTCTGCATCAAACTCCATTATGGCAAAGAATTTACTGAAGTTCCATAAACTTTTTCCTAATGAAGGCTATGGTGAGATAGCAAAGCAAATGTTAAAAAACGTCCAGGAAAATTTTGATAAAAGCGCACAAGGTTTTGCCAATTGGCTGCATGTGGTTCTTTACGAGAATCAGAATTTTTATGAGATAGCCATCGTGGGAGAATATTACAAGGAACTAGGCAAAAAAATAAGCAGCAATTATTTACCCAATAGCATTTTAACAGGGTCACAAAAAGATGGGGATATAGACTTATTGAAAAACAGATTTAATGAAGGAGAGACGTTGGTTTATGTTTGTATTGAAGGTGCCTGCAAACTTCCTGTTAATTCTGCAGAAGAGGTATTGAAACAGTTGAAAAAATAA
- a CDS encoding mechanosensitive ion channel family protein: MEDLKNYQQHIDKAIDWIWNLLPNLVLAIILLIIGLWVVKFLNRMIRKFFEKKDYDETLETFLQSFISITLKIILFVLVVTQLGVKTSSLVAMLGAAGLAIGLALQGSLANFAGGVLILLFKPFKVGDFISAQGVDGSVKEISIFNTKLNTFGNQVAIIPNGQLSNGNIVNYNAEDKRRDNYTIGIGYSSNIKEAKDILLQICAENEDILKDPAPEVYVGSLGDSSVNLSLRYWAKNEVFWPAKFYVHEASKLRFDEAGIEIPFPQRVVHDVD, encoded by the coding sequence ATGGAAGATTTAAAAAATTACCAGCAACATATCGACAAAGCTATAGATTGGATATGGAACCTCTTGCCCAACTTGGTACTTGCCATTATTTTATTGATTATAGGGCTTTGGGTAGTGAAGTTTCTGAACAGGATGATACGGAAATTTTTCGAGAAGAAAGACTATGATGAAACACTTGAGACTTTTTTGCAAAGCTTTATATCAATAACATTAAAAATCATACTCTTTGTATTGGTCGTCACCCAATTAGGGGTCAAAACTTCGTCATTAGTGGCCATGCTGGGTGCAGCTGGACTTGCAATTGGTCTCGCATTACAAGGTTCTCTGGCAAATTTTGCGGGCGGTGTCTTAATTTTACTTTTCAAGCCATTTAAAGTTGGGGATTTTATCTCGGCTCAAGGAGTGGATGGGTCTGTAAAAGAAATAAGTATTTTCAATACCAAACTAAATACTTTTGGAAATCAAGTTGCCATAATTCCTAACGGTCAGCTGTCCAATGGAAACATTGTTAACTATAATGCAGAAGACAAAAGAAGGGACAATTACACTATTGGTATAGGGTACAGCTCCAATATTAAAGAAGCAAAAGATATTCTTTTACAAATATGTGCCGAGAACGAGGATATTCTAAAGGATCCAGCACCTGAGGTCTATGTTGGCTCTTTGGGAGATAGTTCCGTGAATCTCTCTTTACGCTATTGGGCAAAAAACGAAGTATTCTGGCCTGCTAAATTCTATGTGCACGAAGCGTCCAAACTACGGTTTGATGAAGCCGGTATTGAAATACCGTTCCCACAAAGAGTAGTACACGATGTTGATTAA